A single window of Larimichthys crocea isolate SSNF chromosome XII, L_crocea_2.0, whole genome shotgun sequence DNA harbors:
- the cnn1b gene encoding calponin-1 gives MTTHFRSGPAFGLSAEVKSKLAGKYDPQKEEELRLWIQDVTGKKMGDSFMESLKDGVLLCELINVLQPGSVRKINNSSQNWHQLENIGNFVRAITDYGLRPHDIFEANDLFENVNHTQVQSTLIALAGMAKSKGFHSKYDIGVKYAERQQRRFAPEKLREGRNIIGLQMGTNKLASQKGMTSYGTRRHLYDSKMGVDNPLDQSTISLQMGTNKGASQAGMTAPGTRRHIFDKKLELENCDTTTISLQMGTNKVASQQGMTTYGLPRQVFDNKYCTNPTEAYYNNGSEMEFDGYNQYSD, from the exons ATGACAACACATTTCAGGAGCGGCCCGGCCTTCGGACTTTCTGCTGAGGTCAAGAGTAAG CTTGCAGGGAAGTACGACCCCCAGAAGGAAGAGGAGCTCAGGCTGTGGATTCAGGATGTGACCGGCAAAAAAATGGGGGACAGCTTCATGGAGAGCCTGAAGGATGGAGTCCTGTTGTGCGA ACTCATTAACGTTCTCCAGCCTGGTTCTGTGAGAAAGATCAACAACTCCAGTCAAAACTGGCACCAG CTGGAAAACATAGGGAATTTTGTCCGTGCGATCACAGACTACGGCCTAAGGCCACATGACATCTTTGAGGCCAACGATCTGTTTGAGAATGTCAACCACACTCAGGTCCAGAGCACACTCATCGCTCTGGCTGGAATG gccaAGTCCAAAGGTTTCCACTCCAAGTACGACATCGGAGTGAAGTACGCGGAGAGACAGCAGCGCCGCTTCGCCCCGGAGAAGCTCAGGGAGGGACGTAACATCATAGGcctgcag ATGGGCACCAACAAGCTCGCCAGCCAAAAGGGCATGACCTCTTACGGCACACGACGCCATCTGTATGATTCCAAGATGGGGGTGGACAACCCATTGGACCAGTCCACTATCAGCCTACAGATGGGCACTAACAAGGGAGCCAGCCAG GCTGGCATGACAGCCCCGGGAACCAGGAGGCACATCTTCGACAagaagctggagctggagaacTGTGACACCACCACCATCTCTCTGCAGATGGGCACCAACAAAGTGGCCTCCCAGCAGGGCATGACCACCTACGGCCTACCCCGCCAGGTCTTCGACAACAAGTACTGCACCAACCCTACCGAGGCCTACTATAACAACGGGAGTGAGATGGAGTTTGATGGCTACAACCAGTACTCTGActag